The Halosimplex litoreum genome has a window encoding:
- a CDS encoding 50S ribosomal protein L14, translating to MEAMKADVTQGLEKGSLINCADNTGARELKVISIAGYSGAKNRHPKAGIGDKITVSVTKGTPEMRRQVLEAVVVRQRKPIRRPDGTRVKFEDNAAVVVDDNEDPRGTELKGPIAREVAERFGSVASTATMIV from the coding sequence ATGGAGGCGATGAAGGCGGACGTGACCCAGGGCCTGGAGAAGGGCTCGCTGATCAACTGCGCCGACAACACCGGCGCACGCGAACTGAAGGTCATCTCCATCGCCGGCTACTCGGGAGCGAAGAACCGCCATCCGAAGGCGGGCATCGGTGACAAGATCACCGTCTCGGTCACGAAGGGGACCCCGGAGATGCGGCGGCAGGTGCTGGAGGCGGTCGTCGTCCGCCAGCGCAAGCCGATCCGCCGTCCGGACGGCACCCGCGTGAAGTTCGAGGACAACGCGGCGGTCGTCGTCGACGACAACGAGGACCCCCGCGGTACCGAACTGAAAGGACCCATCGCCCGCGAGGTCGCGGAGCGATTCGGATCGGTCGCCTCGACGGCGACGATGATAGTATGA
- a CDS encoding 30S ribosomal protein S3, with protein MADEQQFIEDGLQRTQIDEFFADELGRAGYGGMEVAKTPMGTQIVLKAEKPGMVIGKGGKNIRKVTTELEDRFDLEDPQVDVQEVDEPDLNARIVADRLANALERGWYFRKAGHTTIDRIMESGAKGAEIVLSGKVTGARSRVEKFNRGYIKHNGEPAEDIVDHGVGTAVMKLGTIGVQVKIIPPEAELPDDFEVYEDMEVEDYVADVDDESVEELLEGEPEDGEGESAAESEADEESAEPDVDEEVIEEAAEETEEFDDVDVPDDDEIEDELEDLDEAVDEELDEETEAEAEELVEEMEEADEADADDEEGDDE; from the coding sequence ATGGCCGACGAACAGCAGTTCATCGAGGACGGCCTCCAGCGCACCCAGATCGACGAGTTCTTCGCCGACGAGCTGGGCCGCGCGGGTTACGGCGGCATGGAGGTCGCCAAGACCCCGATGGGCACCCAGATCGTCCTGAAAGCCGAGAAGCCCGGGATGGTCATCGGCAAGGGCGGGAAGAACATCCGCAAGGTCACGACGGAGCTCGAGGACCGCTTCGACCTGGAGGACCCGCAGGTGGACGTCCAGGAGGTCGACGAGCCGGACCTCAACGCCCGGATCGTCGCCGACCGCCTGGCAAACGCCCTCGAACGCGGCTGGTACTTCCGCAAAGCCGGTCACACCACGATCGACCGGATCATGGAGTCCGGCGCGAAGGGCGCCGAGATCGTCCTCTCGGGGAAGGTCACGGGCGCCCGCTCGCGCGTGGAGAAGTTTAACCGCGGCTACATCAAGCACAACGGTGAGCCGGCCGAGGACATCGTCGACCACGGGGTCGGCACCGCGGTCATGAAGCTCGGCACCATCGGCGTGCAGGTCAAGATCATCCCGCCGGAGGCCGAGCTTCCGGACGACTTCGAGGTCTACGAGGACATGGAAGTCGAGGACTACGTCGCCGACGTCGACGACGAGTCCGTCGAAGAGCTCCTCGAGGGCGAGCCCGAGGACGGCGAGGGCGAGTCGGCGGCCGAGTCCGAGGCCGACGAGGAGTCGGCCGAACCCGACGTCGACGAGGAGGTCATCGAAGAGGCCGCCGAGGAGACCGAGGAGTTCGACGACGTGGACGTGCCCGACGACGACGAGATCGAGGACGAACTCGAGGACCTCGACGAGGCCGTCGACGAGGAACTCGACGAGGAGACCGAGGCGGAAGCCGAGGAACTCGTCGAGGAGATGGAAGAGGCCGACGAGGCCGACGCCGACGACGAGGAGGGTGACGACGAATGA
- the rpmC gene encoding 50S ribosomal protein L29, translating to MTVLYTEEIRDMTPAERESELEELETELLNDRAVKAAGGAPENPGRIKELRKAIARIKTIQREEGDLE from the coding sequence ATGACCGTCCTCTACACCGAGGAGATCCGCGACATGACGCCCGCCGAGCGGGAGTCGGAACTCGAAGAGCTGGAGACGGAGCTGCTCAACGACCGCGCGGTCAAGGCCGCCGGTGGCGCCCCGGAGAACCCGGGTCGCATCAAGGAGCTTCGGAAGGCGATCGCGCGGATCAAGACGATCCAGCGCGAAGAGGGGGACCTCGAATGA
- a CDS encoding 30S ribosomal protein S17, whose product MALGLNVQEPDAVCDDDNCPFHGTLSVRGQTIEGTVASTDMDKTVVVEREYDVPVPKYDRLMKRRSRVPAHAPECLDLDEGETVTIAECRPLSKTKSHVVVSREGGDD is encoded by the coding sequence ATGGCGCTAGGATTGAACGTACAAGAACCCGACGCGGTCTGTGACGACGATAACTGCCCGTTCCACGGCACGCTGAGTGTCCGCGGGCAGACGATCGAGGGCACAGTCGCGTCGACCGACATGGACAAGACCGTCGTCGTCGAGCGAGAGTACGACGTGCCGGTGCCGAAATACGACCGCCTGATGAAACGGCGGAGTCGTGTTCCGGCCCACGCACCGGAGTGCCTCGACCTCGACGAGGGCGAGACAGTGACGATAGCGGAGTGTCGACCGCTCTCGAAGACGAAGAGCCACGTGGTCGTTTCCCGCGAGGGAGGTGACGACTGA
- a CDS encoding 50S ribosomal protein L22, with amino-acid sequence MGISYSVDADPETTAKAMLRERQMSHKHSKAIAREIKGKTAGDAVEYLQAVIDEEQSVPFRQHNSGVGHRNDIDGWDAGRYPEKASKGFLDLLENAVGNADEQGFDGENMEIMHVAAHKVGESQGRKPRAMGRASPWNSPQVDVELILEEPEGEN; translated from the coding sequence ATGGGAATCAGCTACTCAGTCGACGCCGACCCGGAGACCACGGCGAAAGCGATGCTTCGGGAGCGTCAGATGAGCCACAAGCACAGCAAGGCCATCGCCCGCGAGATCAAGGGCAAGACGGCGGGCGACGCCGTCGAGTACCTGCAGGCGGTCATCGACGAGGAGCAGTCGGTGCCGTTCCGCCAGCACAACTCGGGCGTCGGTCACCGAAACGACATCGACGGCTGGGACGCCGGTCGCTACCCAGAGAAGGCCAGTAAAGGCTTCCTCGACCTGCTCGAGAACGCAGTCGGCAACGCCGACGAGCAGGGCTTCGACGGCGAGAACATGGAGATCATGCACGTCGCCGCCCACAAGGTCGGCGAGTCCCAGGGTCGCAAGCCCCGCGCGATGGGGCGCGCATCCCCCTGGAACTCCCCGCAGGTCGACGTCGAGTTGATCCTCGAAGAGCCGGAGGGTGAGAACTGA
- the rpl4p gene encoding 50S ribosomal protein L4, giving the protein MEATVRDLNGDDDGSVELPAVFETDLRPDLIRRAVHAAQANRKQDYGADDYAGMRTPAESQGSGRGMAHVPRENGQGARVPQTVGGRKAHPPKEEKDQGLDINTKEKKLAVRSALAATTDAEVVADRGHDFDDDAELPLVVSDDFEDLVKTQEVVDVLETLGVDADIERADEATVRAGRGTTRGRKYNRAKSILFVTSEEPSTAARNLAGADVTTAREVNAEDLAPGGDAGRLTIWTESAVSEVADR; this is encoded by the coding sequence ATGGAAGCTACAGTACGAGACCTGAACGGCGACGACGACGGGAGCGTCGAGCTCCCCGCCGTCTTCGAGACGGACCTCCGCCCGGACCTGATCCGGCGAGCCGTCCACGCCGCGCAGGCCAACCGCAAGCAGGACTACGGAGCCGACGACTACGCCGGGATGCGCACGCCCGCCGAGTCCCAGGGGAGCGGCCGCGGCATGGCCCACGTCCCCCGGGAGAACGGTCAGGGGGCGCGCGTGCCCCAGACCGTCGGCGGTCGCAAGGCCCATCCGCCGAAAGAGGAGAAAGACCAGGGCCTCGACATCAACACGAAAGAGAAGAAGCTCGCCGTCCGCTCGGCCCTCGCGGCCACGACGGACGCCGAAGTCGTCGCCGACCGCGGCCACGACTTCGACGACGACGCGGAGCTCCCGCTCGTCGTCTCCGACGACTTCGAGGACCTGGTCAAGACCCAGGAGGTCGTCGACGTTCTCGAGACCCTCGGTGTCGACGCCGACATCGAACGCGCCGACGAGGCGACGGTTCGCGCCGGCCGCGGGACGACCCGCGGGCGCAAGTACAACCGCGCGAAGTCGATCCTCTTCGTGACGAGCGAGGAGCCCTCGACGGCCGCCCGCAACCTCGCGGGCGCGGACGTGACGACCGCGCGCGAGGTCAACGCGGAGGACCTGGCGCCCGGCGGCGACGCCGGTCGCCTCACGATCTGGACCGAATCGGCCGTCTCGGAGGTGGCCGACCGATGA
- a CDS encoding 30S ribosomal protein S19, whose product MSSEYQIGHEGEFTYRGHTLDELQDMSLEDVAELLPARQRRSITRGLSVEKEKLLDEAREAGEEETANDPIRTHLRDMPIVPEMVGLTFAVYTGQSFERVNVEPEMLGHYLGEFQLTRTSVEHGQAGIGATRSSKFVPLK is encoded by the coding sequence ATGAGTTCGGAATACCAGATCGGCCACGAAGGTGAGTTCACCTACCGTGGTCACACGCTCGACGAGCTGCAGGACATGAGCCTGGAGGACGTCGCGGAACTGCTGCCCGCTCGACAGCGGCGAAGTATCACGCGCGGCCTCTCCGTGGAGAAGGAGAAGCTGCTCGACGAGGCCCGCGAGGCCGGCGAAGAGGAGACCGCCAACGACCCCATCCGCACGCATCTGCGCGACATGCCGATCGTGCCGGAGATGGTCGGGCTGACCTTCGCCGTCTACACCGGCCAGAGCTTCGAGCGAGTGAACGTCGAGCCGGAGATGCTCGGCCACTACCTCGGCGAGTTCCAGCTGACACGGACCTCCGTCGAGCACGGCCAGGCCGGCATCGGGGCCACGCGCTCCTCGAAGTTCGTACCGCTCAAATAA
- a CDS encoding 50S ribosomal protein L23, with the protein MNSVIKYPNMTEKAMDDLDFQNKLQFVVAGDASKPEIADAVSEQFDVTVVNVTTQVQPDGEKKAYVELSEDDEAEDVASRIGVF; encoded by the coding sequence ATGAACTCCGTCATCAAGTACCCGAACATGACGGAGAAGGCGATGGACGACCTGGACTTCCAGAACAAGCTCCAGTTCGTCGTCGCCGGCGACGCGAGCAAGCCGGAGATCGCCGACGCCGTCTCCGAGCAGTTCGACGTCACCGTCGTGAACGTGACGACGCAGGTCCAGCCCGACGGCGAGAAGAAGGCGTACGTCGAGCTCTCTGAAGACGACGAGGCCGAGGACGTGGCCTCACGGATCGGGGTGTTCTGA
- a CDS encoding 50S ribosomal protein L2: MGRRIQGQRRGRGTSTFRAPSHRYKAELSHRTVEDGDVVNGTVVDIEHDPARSAPVAAIEFEDGDQRLVLAPEGVGVGDHIQVGVSAEIAPGNTLPLAEIPEGIPVCNVEANPGDGGKFARASGVNAQLLTHDRNVAVVTLPSGETKRLDPECRATIGVVAGGGRTEKPFVKAGNKHHKMKARGTKWPNVRGVAMNAVDHPFGGGGRQHPGKPKSVSRDAPPGRKVGDISSRRTGRGGNK; the protein is encoded by the coding sequence ATGGGACGACGAATCCAGGGACAACGACGCGGTCGCGGCACCTCGACGTTCCGGGCGCCGTCGCACCGCTACAAGGCGGAACTGTCGCACCGGACGGTCGAGGACGGCGACGTCGTCAACGGGACGGTCGTCGACATCGAACACGACCCGGCCCGCTCGGCGCCCGTCGCGGCCATCGAGTTCGAGGACGGCGACCAGCGTCTCGTCCTCGCGCCCGAGGGCGTCGGCGTCGGCGACCACATCCAGGTCGGCGTCAGCGCCGAGATCGCCCCGGGCAACACGCTCCCGCTGGCGGAGATCCCCGAGGGGATCCCCGTCTGTAACGTCGAGGCCAACCCCGGCGACGGCGGGAAGTTCGCCCGCGCCTCGGGCGTCAACGCCCAGCTGCTGACTCACGACCGCAACGTCGCGGTCGTCACGCTCCCGTCGGGAGAGACCAAGCGGCTGGACCCCGAGTGCCGCGCGACGATCGGCGTCGTGGCCGGCGGTGGCCGGACGGAGAAACCGTTCGTCAAGGCCGGCAACAAGCACCACAAGATGAAAGCGCGGGGCACGAAGTGGCCCAACGTTCGCGGCGTGGCCATGAACGCGGTCGACCACCCCTTCGGTGGGGGCGGTCGCCAGCACCCCGGCAAGCCCAAGTCCGTCTCGCGGGACGCCCCGCCGGGCCGGAAAGTGGGTGACATCTCCTCGCGCCGTACCGGCCGAGGTGGCAACAAATGA
- a CDS encoding ribonuclease P protein component 1, whose translation MLTPETLTRHELVGLSARVRASDNPDLLGIEGRVVAETTNTLGIERASRVATVPKAGTTFEFELASGELVTVEGRRLVARPARRTEKSGDSKWR comes from the coding sequence ATGCTGACACCCGAGACGCTCACACGACACGAACTGGTCGGGCTGTCCGCTCGCGTTCGCGCGAGCGACAACCCCGACCTGCTCGGCATCGAGGGCCGCGTCGTCGCGGAGACGACGAACACCCTCGGAATCGAGCGCGCGTCTCGGGTCGCGACGGTCCCCAAAGCGGGGACCACCTTCGAGTTCGAGCTCGCGTCGGGTGAGCTCGTGACTGTCGAAGGGCGCAGGCTGGTCGCGCGACCAGCACGACGAACGGAGAAATCTGGTGATAGCAAATGGCGCTAG